From Linepithema humile isolate Giens D197 chromosome 8, Lhum_UNIL_v1.0, whole genome shotgun sequence, one genomic window encodes:
- the LOC137001670 gene encoding protein FAM200A-like: MIVIVSVIVYYKNKHSNEYSKYVDEEKSNLIEGLKLIHQEVRSSNIDNATSSAQALAALYAISNLIAKNSNSVKSFGNFLTLEEATSIPLTDKTIKSRIDNIASLLEKLKSLLESCSFFSLCLDESTDNRHVSQLSIFARIVQNDFSHVEALLDFVLLHNRTTGIDIFTAVNQTPPPPQKFGIDFSKCSAIVTDGAKAMIGSKNGFFGQLKQQNLKFPVIHCIIHQEALCGKDVKLCTAMQTVTKITNVIKGGKKFLSHRKFQHFLEEHNAVYTDVPLHCEVRWLSAGKCLEKFFAIRKEIFLFLQEQLPVKYNKFKFFSKI, translated from the exons ATGATTGTGATAGTGAGTGTAATAGT gtattataaaaataaacattctaaTGAGTATTCAAAATATGTGGACGAGgagaaatctaatttaatagaaggattaaaattaattcatcagGAAGTTCGTAGTTCAAATATCGATAACGCTACGTCTTCGGCACAAGCTCTTGCAGCATTGTATGCTATTTCTAATCTCATcgcaaaaaattctaatt CAGTGAAGTCATTTGGAAATTTCTTGACTCTTGAAGAAGCTACTAGCATTCCTTTAACTGACAAAACGATAAAATCTCGAATAGACAATATTGCTtctttgttagaaaaattaaaatctttattagaATCTTGTTCTTTCTTCTCGTTATGTCTCGATGAGAGCACCGATAATCGGCATGTAAGTCAATTGAGTATTTTTGCTCGAATCGTGCAAAACGATTTTTCACATGTCGAGGCGCTCTTAGATTTTGTCCTACTACATAACAGAACAACGGGTATTGATATTTTCACGGCTGTTAATcaaacccccccccccccacaaAAATTTGGCATCGATTTTTCTAAATGTTCAGCTATCGTTACTGATGGCGCAAAAGCAATGATAGGTTCGAAAAATGGATTCTTCGGTCAGTTAaagcaacaaaatttaaaattccctgttattcattgcataatTCATCAAGAAGCGTTATGTGGGAAAGATGTGAAACTATGCACTGCAATGCAAACCGTGACAAAAATTACGAATGTAATTAAAGGCGGTAAAAAATTCCTTTCTCATCGAAAATTTCAACACTTTCTCGAGGAACATAACGCTGTTTATACAGATGTACCTTTGCATTGCGAAGTTCGATGGCTCAGTGCAGGAAAATGTTTAGAAAAGTTCTTTGCAATAAGAAAAGAGATCTTCCTTTTCTTGCAAGAACAATTacctgtaaaatataataaattcaaatttttttcgaagatTTAG